The Manihot esculenta cultivar AM560-2 chromosome 11, M.esculenta_v8, whole genome shotgun sequence genome includes a region encoding these proteins:
- the LOC110627128 gene encoding rRNA-processing protein UTP23 homolog: MRVRKQKRHRRAVRFYTACFGFRQPFKILCDGTFVHNLIVNRVAPADKALSNILGGSVKLFTTRCILEELKRLGNSYSESLQAAHKLMIAKCDHEDKKSAEACIVEIIGENNPEHFFVATQDFDLRKKFREVPGVPVIFGLRNALFLEPPSAFQQEFVKSSEEQRLHATEPEYKILKNRTKSTSTNEESRHSSDENKGSEEMQPHKKKQGARMRMDVKDRPQFKRKKAKAPNPLSCKKKKKDINPKPSSEKESNAGDDAMRSGSRKRKRSRKGKSLAEMDNK, encoded by the exons ATGAGAGTGAGGAAGCAGAAACGCCACCGCAGGGCTGTGAGGTTCTACACAGCGTGTTTTGGGTTCAGGCAACCTTTTAAGATTCTCTGCGATGGGACATTTGTGCATAACCTTATAGTAAATCGTGTTGCACCCGCTGATAAAGCACTGTCCAACATCCTTGGTGGCTCCGTCAAGCTCTTTACCACGAG ATGTATTCTTGAGGAGCTCAAAAGACTTGGTAATTCCTACTCCGAATCTCTTCAGGCAGCTCATAAACTCATGATTGCTAA ATGTGATCATGAAGATAAAAAGAGTGCCGAAGCTTGCATTGTGGAGATTATTGGAGAAAATAACCCGGAGCATTTTTTTGTGGCTACACAGGACTTTGATTTGAGGAAGAAGTTTAGGGAG GTACCAGGTGTCCCTGTCATATTTGGTCTAAGAAATGCTCTCTTCCTTGAGCCACCATCTGCATTTCAACAGGAGTTTGTCAAATCTTCCGAAGAACAACGCTTACATGCAACTGAGCctgaatataaaattttgaaaaataggaCCAAGAGCACATCAACAAATGAGGAATCTAGACATTCTTCTGATGAAAATAAAGGTTCAGAAGAAATGCAGCCTCATAAAAAAAAGCAAGGTGCAAGAATGAGAATGGATGTCAAGGATAGAcctcaatttaaaagaaagaaagctaAG GCACCAAATCCTCTTTCttgcaagaagaaaaagaaggataTAAACCCTAAGCCTTCATCAGAGAAG GAAAGTAATGCGGGCGACGATGCCATGAGAAGTGGGAGTAGGAAAAGAAAGAGATCGCGTAAAGGCAAAAGTCTTGCAGAGATGGACAACAAATAG